Genomic segment of Candidatus Syntrophosphaera sp.:
GCAGCGTGCCTCAGAGAAGGTTACAGAAGCCCTCATCGAGTCCTGATAAGGGGGAATAATGAAAGTCAGCCGCAAAAGGAAGCGAAAAGTTGAAATTCCGAACGCTTCGATGTCGGATATCGCTTTCCTGTTGATCATCTTCTTTATGGCAACCACGAAGTTTGACATCAAGGAAGGTGTTAAGGTACAGCTCAATAAAGCTGTCTCGGCGGAACAGCAGCAAACCACAGAGGTGAAGCTCACCGAACTCGAAATGACGCGCATCGAGATCACCGAATCAGGGCTTTTGAAGATCAACACCGAGGAACCCAGATCCTTCACCGATGATGAACTGAATAGGCTCATCCTGGAGAAGATCGAAATGCGGGACAGATTGAACCGGGAAAGCACTGATCCGGAAGTGAGACAGATGAAAATGCTCTTTCTGGTGAAAACCAACACAGAGGCCAAGTACAACGATATGGTGCGGGTGGTTGATCATCTGGTCACCTATCGGGACAGGGCCATGATCTCGATTTCAACCCAAATATAGGAGCGTGAAGAAATGGCTAAGATAAAAAGCAAAAAAAGGCCCGATGCCTATATTCCGAACTCCTCAATGTCGGATATAGCGTTTCTTCTGCTGCTCTTCTTCATGGTCTCGACCGTGTTTGTCCAGGAAAGAATATTCTGGGTGCCACGGGAGCGATTCCCGTTTGCCTCTGAAAACATAGACCGCGTTTCCCGCAATGAATCAGCGACGATCTATATCACACTCAAAGAAGAGATCCTGATCGATGATTTTCCGCGCTATGTGGATGACAATTCGATCATCGATGCCATGCAGGCCAAGGCCAGGGAGATTCCCTCGCTGCAAGTCTGTTTCCGCACG
This window contains:
- a CDS encoding biopolymer transporter ExbD gives rise to the protein MKVSRKRKRKVEIPNASMSDIAFLLIIFFMATTKFDIKEGVKVQLNKAVSAEQQQTTEVKLTELEMTRIEITESGLLKINTEEPRSFTDDELNRLILEKIEMRDRLNRESTDPEVRQMKMLFLVKTNTEAKYNDMVRVVDHLVTYRDRAMISISTQI
- a CDS encoding biopolymer transporter ExbD — its product is MAKIKSKKRPDAYIPNSSMSDIAFLLLLFFMVSTVFVQERIFWVPRERFPFASENIDRVSRNESATIYITLKEEILIDDFPRYVDDNSIIDAMQAKAREIPSLQVCFRTDKDTRYQAVRDVMMRLQDADTRNIVFEVQRRQ